The DNA window TATGCGCGGCGGGCCCGGCTTGGGTAATATTGCGCCGGCCCAGTCGGATTATTTCCAGGCGGTTAAGGGCGGCGGCCACGGTGATTATAAATTAATCGTGCTGGCGCCTGCTTCGGTTCAAGAAATAATTGATTTAATGCAGGTGGCCTTTGACCTGGCTGACCGGTACCGCACCCCTGTCATGCTGGTGGGGGACGGTATCCTGGGGCAAATGATGGAGCCGGTGGAACTGGCCGATGAGGTGACCTTACCTGCTATGCCGGCCAAGCCATGGGCTGCCGGCGGCCTGCGGGGCAGAGAAAAGCCCAATATTATTAACTCCCTCTATATCGTACCGGAACAGTGCGAAAAACTGAATCAAAGGCTGTTTGCCAAGTATGCGGAAATTGCTGCCAAAGAAACCCGCTGGGAAGAATATCAGCTGGCGGATGCAGAAATTGTCTTAACAGGTTTTGGCACGGCAGCCCGCATTGCCAAGTCGGTGGTTGATAAAGCACGGGCGGCCGGCATTAAAGCGGGTTTAATCAGGCCCATTACCCTGTGGCCTTTCCCGTCTGAGGTTTATGCCCGGGCGGCGGCTCATGCGGCAAGCTTTTTATGCATTGAGATGAGTATGGGGCAAATGGTTGAGGATGTTAAACTGGCGGTCAACGGCCAAAGACCGGTACATTTCTATGGCCGCAGCGGTGGCATGGTGCCCCTGGCCAAAGATGTTTTGGCAGAGCTGAAAAAAGTTATGGCAGGGGGTGCTGAGTAATGACCAAAGTAATATTTAAGCGACCGCAAGCCCTGACAGACAAGCAATTTCACTATTGTCCCGGCTGCACTCACGGTATTATTCACCGGCTGGTGGCTGAAGTAATTGATGAAATGAATATCCGGGATAATACTGTGGGCGTTTGTCCGGTTGGTTGTGCGGTATTTGCTTATGATTATTTTAACCTGGATATGTTTCAGGCCGCCCATGGCCGTGCGCCTGCGGTGGCCACCGGGATTAAGCGCTCGCTGCCCGATCGTATGGTGTTTACCTACCAGGGGGACGGTGACCTGGCTTCCATTGGTACGGCTGAAATTGTTCATGCGGCTGCCCGGGGTGAAAAAATAACCACCATTTTTGTAAATAATGCTGTTTACGGTATGACCGGCGGTCAAATGGCCCCTACCACACTGCCCGGTCAAAAGACCACCACCACACCCGGCGGACGCCAAAAGGAGACAGCCGGGCTGCCTGTTAAGGTTTCCGAAATGCTGGCTACCCTGGACGGGGCCGCTTATATTGCCAGGGTTTCGGTGCACGACCCCAAGCATATTATGCAGGCCAAGATGGCTATTCGCAAAGCCTTTGCAGTACAGCAAGCCGGCCTGGGCTTCGCCCTGGTGGAGGTTCTTTCCACCTGTCCCACCAACTGGGGATTAACCCCTAAAGAGGCGTTAAAGTGGCTGGCAGACAACATGATCCCGTACTACCCTCTCGGTGTGTACAAAGAACCGGCGGAGGTGAAGTAAATGTTGCAGGAAATTTTAATTGCAGGCTTTGGTGGCCAGGGGGTTCTTTCTACCGGCCAGTTGCTGGCTTACGCAGGGATGCTGGAAAACAAGCAGGTGGCCTGGATTCCTTCCTACGGCCCGGAAATGCGAGGCGGTACCGCCAACTGTGGGGTGACTATATCTGACGAGCCGATCAGCTCACCCCTGGTTACCGAGCCTACCACATTAATTGTGATGAACCGCCCGTCTTTGGAAAAGTTTGAGCCGGCGGTGGTACCCGGCGGTTTGATTTTAATCAATGCTTCATTGGTTGACCGGCAGGTAAAGCGAAATGATGTTCAAGTAATGGAAATACACGCCAACCAAATTGCTGAAGAGCTTGGCAACGTTAAAGTGGCCAACAATGTGATCCTTGGTGCTTTGATTGAATTAACCGGCATTGTATCCGTTGAGTCGGTGGTGGAATCACTGAAAAAGGTTTTGCCGGCCAGACGTCATAATATGATCCCGGTTAACCGGCAGGCCCTGGAAAAGGGCGCTCAGTTAGCCAGGGAAATGAAAAAATAAATTAAAAGCAACAGGCAGCCGGCAGCATAGCAAGCAATCTATGCTGCCGGCTTGACTTTCTTTTTCGCATATATTAAGTTGATGAACAGCGGGGAGAAAAAATTGGGAGGTGACCCCTTTGGTAAATAAAGAAAGAATAATCCAGGAATTTTTGCAGCTGGTACAGGTGGATAGCGAATCCGGGGCAGAAAGACAGTTAGCCGACCTGCTCAAGGAAAAGCTGACCGACCTGGGACTGGCGGTAGATGAAGATGAAGCGGGCAATTTTATTGAAGTGGGCCGGCGGACCGGCAACCTTATAGCCACCCTGCCGGCCAACGGCGGAGCCGGTCCGCTTTTATTGCTGTCAGCCCACATGGATACAGTCAAACCCGGCCGGGGAGTGCGGCCCCGGCGGGCAAACGGGATTATTGCTTCAGCGGGAGATACTGTTTTAGGTTCGGATGATAAAGCAGGCATTACGGCCATCTTAGAATGTTTGCGGGTTATTCAGGAAGAAAAAATTGCTCACGGCGGTATCCAGGTGGTCTTTACCATAGCGGAGGAGATCGGCCTGGTGGGTGCCAAAAATTTAGATTACAGCCGTATCAAAGCCCGGTTGGGCTTTGTGCTGGACAGCGGCGGGCCGCCGGGAGAAATTATCATCAAAGCTCCTACCCAGTACAGCTTTACCGCCACTGTCAAGGGGAAAGCAGCCCATGCCGGTATTGCTCCGGAACAGGGCATCAATGCCATTGTGGTGGCTGCCCATGCCATTGCCGGTATGCGGGTGGGCCGCATTGACCGGGATACTACTGCCAACATCGGTTTGCTGAACAGCGGTGTTGCCACCAATATTGTGCCGGAACAGGCTGTCGTTCAAGGGGAGGCCCGCAGTATCGATCCTGTTAAAGCAGAGGAACAAATTCAACACATGGTGGATGAATTTAACAAAGCGGCAGCAAAGTTTGGTGCTACCGCCGAGGTCGAAGTAGTAAAAGAATACGATGCCTTTAATTTAAGCCCGGACGCCCTGCCGGTGCGGATAGCCAGGCAGGCGGCAGAGAAGCTCGGTCTTAAGCCGTTGTTGGGACAAACCGGAGGCGGCAGTGACGCCAACATTTTTAACGGCCGGGGTATTGTTTGTGCGAATTTAGGCATTGGCATGTCTAAAGTGCATACAACAGAAGAATTTATCAGTGAAGAAAACCTGGTAACAAATGCCCAATTAATGGTTGAAATCGTTAAAACAGCCCAGCAGACAAAGGAGTAAACCGCCAAGCCGAAGAACAAGGTTTAGATAAAACCTGTTATGTAAATAATGGCTGTTAGCAATATTTCCTGCATGAAATCAAGGAGGTTTTGTTTTGATTCGCACTCGTTTGGGGGTTGTCAAAGAGATTACCGGCACCAGAAAAGGTCTTACGGAATGCCTGGTGGAAGCGGCCGGTGAAATTCAGCGGGCGGTAAATTATGATGAACTTACCGGGCAGTTGCAAGCGGGTGATCAGGTATTGTTAAACACCACCGCTGTTTATAAAAAACTGGGTACCGGCGGCTTTCACTTTGTAATGGCAAATTTGTCCAGGCCGGAAAAAGAGGTGCAGCCGGCGGGGCATATTATGAAGATGCGCTACAGCCCTTGCCAGGTCAAGGTGCTGTCAGTGGAAGACCCGGACAGCCCTCATGCCGCCGTCATGCAACAAACTGACTCGCTGGACGGCACGCCGGTAATTATAGGTACCTTGCACAGCATGCTGGCGCCGGCGGCGGCAGCCCTTAAAAAGCTGGGGGGCGGCAGGTTGCAAGTGGCGTACTTGATGACTGACGGAGCGGCCCTTCCTTTACCGCTGTCCAAGCTGGTTGATGAACTAAAGGCAAAAGGGCTGATACAGCAAACCGTTACCTGCGGCCATGCCTTTGGCGGCGATCTGGAAGCCATCAATATTTATACCGGTTTGTTTGCTTGCAAAGCGGTGGCCGGGGCGGATGTAATCATTGCTGCCATGGGTCCGGGCATTGTGGGCAGCGGTTCCCGTTACGGCTTTACCGGGGTTGAACAGGGGGAGATTATCAATGCTGTGAACATCCTGGGTGGCCGTCCCATTGCCATTCCCCGTCTTAGCTTTGCGGATGCCCGGCCCAGGCACCGGGGCATCAGTCACCACACCCGCACCGCCCTCGGCCGCATAGCCTTAACGAAAGCAACCGTAACTTTGCCCAAATTAGCACCGGACAAAATGGAGACAGTGCTGCAGCAATTAGAAGCAAGCGGCATCAGTCAAAAGCACCAAATTGCCGTGCTGGATGCACAACCGGCTCTGGCAGCCCTGCAGGAATACAACCTGCAAGTTACCACCATGGGCAGGGGAGTCACAGAGGACCCCGAGTTTTTCCTGGCCGCCGGGGCAGCCGGCATATATGCCGCGGACATATTATCAGGCAGCAAATCGGCCGATTCAACAATTTAACCACTAACCGGCCCTGAAAACCGCTGTCGGATATTATGTTAACTGTCATGCCGGTTAAAGGTGGCATTAATTAGGTCCTCCACGGTTTTATGACGACAAGCATATTGATTAATGAGTTTACATAAATCTTTAACCTGGCACAAGAAATAAACTTTATCGCTGTAGATATATACCTGGGCCATGGATGTCCCTCCTTTCCGGTTATGGGACAGTATATGAGGAAAGGCCGTGCCTTATGTGTAGCAGATACACGGCAGGAAAGTGAGAAAAGCAAAAGAACTTTGGGGGAGATATCAAGTGAAGTTAGTTACCCTTACAGCCAATGCCAGCGGTGCTGCCCGGGCTGCCCGGGAGGGCCAAGTGGTGATGGTGGTGGATGTTATTGACATGTCCACCACCCTGGAAGCGGCCCTGGATGCCGGGGCACTGGCTGTTTTAGGTGCCAGTCCGGACGGCGCATCGCCGCCGGTGGAGGTGCGGCCCGAAGCTGTGGGCAGACAGGCGGCGGCGCTGGCTTTGGCGGCGGGTACCGGTGTGGTGCTGGTCACCGAACCCCGGGTGGGCTCGGACCAGGCGAGGGCGGCCAATGCGTCCCGGTTGCTGGCGGGGGTGCGCCAGGGGGGAGCGCCGGTAACCGCCATACTGCCCAATCTGGGAGCGGAAACCCCCAAACTTGGCGACCTGGCCGGCAAAATTGTAGTGGCTGCCACCGGCACCGGCGGTGTTGCTTACGATGCGGCTGTTACCGCCGGCGCCCCGGCAGTGGTTACCGGCACAGTGGCCAGAACACTCAAAAAGAAAGGCGCCGCCCCGGCTCTGGCAGCCGCCCGGCGTGCCATAGCGGCCGCCCGGCAGCATAATACAGGCATCTGCGTGGTGGCAGCCAGCGCCAATTCATTGGAGGATTTGTTGGCGGCAGAGTACATTATGAAAACCATTATTCAGGAAGGGTTTTTAAATCAGACTTAATTGCCCGGGTCAGCAAGGTTTATTAAAGAACCTTTTTCAGGCGCCCCACAGGCAATTAGCAACCCGTTTTAGGTTTGGCTGACGACTTGCTACTCACCCGGCCAGGTCATTTTTTATGGTACTATTTAGTTCAATCCCCGGCATAAATATGTACAGGAGTTCCTGGACCGGCGGGGTGATGGCTTGGCTAAAGGTATTAAAAACATGTGGAAAGCCTCCTGGCGTGACAGTTGGCCAGTTTATTTACTGGGCTTGGCAACCTTGCTGGCAGGTCTTTGCTTTGGCTGCTGGGGTGCTTATCATTTGGATGGCTCTCAGGCCGGCCGGCTGTCAGTGCTTATAGACAGTTTTGTTAACCAGGCGGGCAGCATGACCGTGGATCGCCAGCAGGCGGTGAAAAACGCCATTGCCAACAACCTTTTTTTGGTGGGCCTGTTTTATTTGCTTGGCTTAACCGTAATAGGCATGCCGGCTGTTCTGGTCCTGCTGTCGGCCAGGGGTTTTTCCCTGGGCTTTACCATTGGGTTTCTTACCCGAGATAAGGTGGGAGAAGGCATGGTGATAGCTCTGGCTTCAGTGATGCCGCAAAATGTCTTATTTATTCCCGCCATCTACCTGGCCGGTGTGGCAGCTTTGTCTTTTTCCTGGCTTCTTATAAAAAGGTTGCTTGATTCCAAGCAGCCGGTGCTGCCGGGACTGTTGGGTTATCATGTGCTAATGCTGGTGGTTTGCTGTATTGCCGCAGCGGCCGGTCTGGTGGAAGCCTTTGTAACGCCCGACCTTACCAGGGCTGCGATAAATCTGTTAATTAAATAAATAATTGGCAATGCCGGAAATATAACTTAACATATTTTGAAGACGCAGGGGAATAATAATAGTAAACCAAGGACAAACTAATTTCTTGCCTGTCAGAAAAACTTTATGATTAATTTATTTTTGCCGGGAGGGAGTACCAATGACGCAACAGTTAACCAACATGAATTTGCCCTATGATTTAATTAAAGGCGCTGCTTTTTCCGGTTTGGTCCCCCGGGAATTGGTACCCTATGTAAAACCCGCTCTGACAGAATTCCGCAATGAAATGGCTGCCGAATTAGGAATGCCCGATTATGCCCGGATTGATAAAGGAGAGCTGCCAAGTCGGCGTAACGGGGAAGTGGGCGGCGGCATGACTAAAAAAATGGTGGCTTTTGCTGAAGCAGTGCTGGCTTGGCATTATAAAAACAGATGCCTGCTCAAGGAATAAACGGCAGGCTCCCGCCGCTCGTGCAGGCAGGAGCCTGTTTATTTTAACCAGTAAATAACTTCCAGGAACAAAGCTGCTAAGCCGGCAGCCATTAACGGCCCGATGGGAATGCCGCCCAAAAAAATAATACCGATGAGAGAACCGATTACCATGCCAAAAATTAATTGCGGGTCTAATTTAAGCAGTTTCAGGCCTTCGCCATTCATGTGAGTGGCCAGGGCGCCGCCAATTAAAGCCAGGATGCCCTGGGGTGACAGGGTGGTTATTAGCAGGTCCCGGTAGATAAGATGATCGTTGGCCAGCGGAACCAGTACCGATAACATTAAAAAGATTAACCCCACTTCCAGGCCACGGCGTTCAATGATAGTGATAACTCTGTTCAACCGGCTTAATTTTAAAATCAATAAAATACAAGCGGCTGTGGCCAGCAAACCGGAATCGGCGGCAAATCCCATGAACAGCAGTATTAACAAAAATATATTGCCCCTGGTCACCAAACTCACCTCACAATATTTACCACCCTCAAATCATCCTATGCTGCATTGAAAAAACAATATGCCAAAAAAAAGACCCTGCATTGAGGGCCGGCCGTTAACTGCTTAAATTTGCTTTTTATTTTGCAACTCCATTAACTGGGCATGAAAAGACAACATATTGGCATGCATGTTTTCAAACCCACCCCGGATGCTTTCCAGTGACCGTTTGGTTTCTAAAATAAAAGTCCTGGCATTGTCAAAATAGCGTTCTATATCTTGTTCAGTGCCTAATATTAATAAAATTAAGATTAAAAATAAGGTAAAAGGACTTTGGGCGTTTAGAGCATTGGCGTAATGCTGATCCATAGGACACCTCCGTTAAGATTAATCCTTACTGACAGGATATGGCTGGCTGTTTTGATTGGTGACAGTCCATAAACAAAGCAAAATTTTACTGCCCCGGGGAGGGAACGGTGTGCTGGTTGTGTTGGTTACCAGGTTAAAGCACAAAATATTAAAAGGGTTGAGGTTAATGCTGGTTCTTTTAATACTGTCTGTTTTAATTTGCCAGTTGGCAGGTCTGCTGCGGTCGAGCGGTTTCCCTTTGGAAGAAAAGATTCCCAGCGGCAATCCGATGAAAGTGTTGGCTCCGATCTCTCAAGTTTTGTGCTGCAAAAATTAACATAAATTAAAAAAGGAAAACTATGGATTTTTGTTGAAGTAGTCCCCCAAGGGACTATTTTTATTATAAGGAGGCGGAGGGAAATGGAACGCTGGTTGGAAGAATTTATCCATTACCTGGCAGTGGAGAGGGGTCTGGCCCAAAATACATTAGCCTCCTATCGTATAGACCTCAATCAGTATATCAATTACTTAAAAAAGCAAGGGGTTACATCACCGCCCCTGATGGAACGCAATCATATCTTAGCGTACCTGTATAAATTACAAAAAGAAGGGAAGGCGCCTGCCACCGTTTCACGTTATTTGGCAGCCATCAAGCATTTTAACCGTTTTTTGCTGGCTGAAGGGGCAATTACGGAAGACCATACGGCCGGTCTGGAATCTCCCAAGTTGGCGCAGCGGCTGCCCAAGGTACTTTCTACGGCGGAAGTGGAAACGCTGCTCAGCCAGCCACAGTTGGCAGATCCGGCGGGGATCAGGGATAAGGCTATGTTGGAGCTGCTTTACGCCACAGGTATCCGGGTTTCTGAACTGGTATCCTTAAATCTGCAGGATGTGGATTTAGATATGGGATATATCCGCTGTTTTGGCAAAGGATCCAAAGAACGAATTATTCCGCTGGGTTCTGTGGCGGCTCATTATGTACGGGAATACCTGGCCAGGTCAAGGGTCAAACTAACTAGAGGGAAAGCCGAGCACCCGGCCTTGTTTGTTAATATACAGGGCAGGCGCTTAACCCGGCAGGGTTTTTGGAAAATTATCAAAAAGTACGCCCGGGAAGGGAAAATTGATAAACATATAACACCTCACACCTTAAGACATTCCTTTGCCACCCATCTGTTGGAAAATGGCGCAGACCTGCGGGCGGTGCAGGAGATGTTGGGCCATGCTGATATATCTACCACCCAGATTTATACCCACCTAACCAAGATCAGGCTGCGGGAGGTATACACTAACGCTCACCCGAGAGCTTAAACAATACTGCATAAGGGGTGATTCTTTTTGACTCAAGCAAAAGTAAACAGGGTTACTTTGATTGTTTTGGACAGTGTGGGCATCGGAGAACTGCCGGATGCTGCAGAGTATGGCGATCAAGGAAGCAACACCCTGGCCAATGTGGCCAGGGCGGTAGGAGGATTAAAACTGCCCAACCTGGGGCGGCTGGGGCTGGGCAATATCCATCCTATCTTAGGGGTGCCTGCGGTTGGCGACCCCCTGGGAGCCTACGGCAAAATGGCCGAAGCATCCAAAGGGAAAGATACTACCACCGGACACTGGGAGATGGCAGGCATTATTCTGGAGCGGCCTTTTCCCACTTATCCCCAGGGTTTCCCGCCGGAAATAATTGCTGCTTTGGAAAAAAGAATCGGCCGGCGGGTACTGGGCAATGTGGTGGCATCCGGCACCCAAATCATTGAGGAGCTGGGACAAGAGCACATGGCTACCGGCTACCCCATTGTTTATACCTCGGCAGACAGTGTATTTCAGGTGGCAGCACATGAAGAAATTATCCCCGTACCCGAGCTTTACCGGATATGTGAAATTGCCAGGCAACTGTTGGACGGTGAACACAGGGTGGGCAGGGTGATTGCCCGTCCCTTTGTGGGGCAGCCCGGCTCCTTTAAAAGAACCGCCAACCGGCATGATTACGCTGTACCGCCGCCAACCCCCAATATTTTGACGGTGCTGCAGCAAGCAGGCATTAAAACCATGGGGGTTGGCAAAATTTACGATATATTTGCCGGCGTAGGAGTGGCGGAAAGTTATAAAACCAAAGACAACATGGACGGCGTTGAGCAAACCGTAAATTTAATGAAAAAATGCCCGTCAGGTCTGATTTTTGCTAATCTGGTGGAATATGATTCGGTTTACGGCCACCGTAACGACCCGTCAGGCTACGCCCGGGCTTTGGAGGATTTTGACCGCAGATTGCCGGAGATAATGGCTGCCATGCTGCCGGAGGAGGTATTAATCCTGACGGCGGATCATGGTTGTGATCCTACCACCGCAAGTACCGACCATAGCCGGGAATATGTTCCCTTGCTGGTATACGGGCAGCCGGTCAAGGGCGGCAGCAATCTGGGCATCCGAAGTTCATTCAGCGACGTGGCAGCAACCCTGGCTGATTTCTTTGGATTGTCTTTTCATGTAGGAACCAGCTTTGCTGAACAGGTGCTAAGGCGGGGAGGCAACTAAAAATGCGAATGGTTGACCTTATACTTAAAAAAAGACGGGGGCAGGAACTGACTGCCGAAGAAATAAATTTTTTCATTAATGGTTATACCCAGGGAGAGATACCGGATTATCAAGCAGCGGCTTTTTTGATGGCGGCTTTTTTTCAGGGATTATCTCCCCGGGAAACCGGCGATTTAACCATGGCCATGGCTAATTCCGGTGAACAGGCGGATTTATCGGCCATACCCGGCATTAAGGTGGACAAACATTCCACCGGCGGCGTAGGGGATAAAACTACTTTAATTTTAGGGCCGCTGGTGGCAGCTGCCGGGGTGCCGGTGGCTAAAATGTCCGGCCGCGGCCTGGGACATACCGGTGGCACCATTGACAAGCTGTCGTCTGTTCCGGGGTTTCAGGTGAACCTGGACAACCGGCGTTTTCTCCGGCAAGTAAAAGACATTAAGCTGGCGGTGGTGGCCCAAACCGGGCACTTAGCCCCGGCAGATAAAAAGCTTTATGCCCTGCGGGATGTTACCGCTACTGTAGACAGCATTCCCTTAATAGCAGCTTCTGTAATGAGCAAAAAAATTGCCGCCGGTGCAGATGCCATAGTGCTGGATGTAAAGGTGGGCAGCGGTGCCTTTATGAAAAATCCTGAGGCAGCCTTTACCCTGGCCGGCACCATGGTGGATATCGGCTGCCGGGTCGGACGCCAAACCGTGGCGCTGGTTACTGATATGGACCAGCCCCTGGGCAATGCTATAGGCAACGCTTTGGAGGTTAAGGAAGCTATTGACACCTTGAAGGGTCAGGGGCCGCAGGATTTGCGCCGCTTGTGCTTAAGCCTGGGCAGTGAAATGATCATGCTGGCGGGTCAGGCAGCTGATTTTGCAACCGCCCACAGCCGCCTGAGCCAGATCCTGGACAGTGGTTTAGCCTTAGCCAAATTTAAAGAGTTTATCAATGCCCAGGGTGGTAACGGGCAAATTGTTGACCAATACGAGTTGTTGCCCCAAGCCCCGGTTGTTTATGCTGTGGCTGCTGCGACGGCTGGCTATGTAGAAGCTATTCAAGCGGAACAAATCGGCCTGGCGGCCATGCAGCTGGGGGCCGGACGGGCTACTAAAGAGGCAGCCGTTGATTTAGCGGTGGGCGTAGTGTTGCGTAAAAAAGTAGGTGACCGGGTGAATACGGGCGAGCCCCTTTGTGATATTCATGCCCGGGATGAGGAAAGTGCACGCCGGGCGGAGAATATCATCCGCCAGGCTTACACTATCGGCAACCAGGCACCTGAAAAAAGAAAGCTTATCCTTGGCAAAGTAACCGGTGCAGGCAGATATGAATTCTGACATTTCTCAGGGAGTATGCCTACAATACTTAACGAGGCGTCTCCCTGATTTATTTTTTCCAGCAACTCCCTCCTGGTCTGGCGGCATATTACATGGCCAAAAGATAACAATAATAGTAAGGAGATGAATAGAGAACCTGGAGGGGGAAAGCCAATGCAACCAAAGTTTAAGTATATCTTGATCATTATCTGTCTGTTATTATCGGCAATTTTTGCTTTATCAACCGCCCTGGCCGCTCCGGCAAGCCAAAATCAACCTAAGTCGGTTAACCAGGCAAGCCAGGGTGATCAATCAGCTGCCGCTTCGCTGGAGACTACGGCGGCTACTGCTGTTTTAACGGATTATTTGTCGGGGCAGATTTTATATGATAAAAATATGCATCAGCCCAGGCCCATGGCCAGTGTTACCAAGCTGATGACCATGCTGTTGATTTGTGAAGCAGAGGCCCAGGGGAAAATTAAATTGACAGACAAAGTGGCAGTCAGTGAGCATGCTGCCGGAATGGGCGGTTCCCAGGTCTTTTTGGAGCCGGGAGAGGAAATGACCGCCAAGGAATTATTAATTTCCATCGCAACCGGTTCAGCCAACGATGCCAGTGTGGCCATGGCTGAACAGGTGGCCGGGTCGGAGGAAGCCTTTGTGGCTATGATGAACGATAAAGCTAAAGAAATGGGACTGAAAAACACCCATTTTGCCAACCCCACCGGCTTACCGGCAGAAAACCACTATACTTCTGCCTACGACATGGCTCAAATTTTGCGCGAGTGTTTAAGATATCCTTTATTCCGGGAAGTTTCCGCCATTTATGAGTATGACCTGCGGGGCGGCGAATTTAAACTTTGGAATACCAATAAGCTTCTCAAGTGGTATCCCGGCGCGGATGCCGGCAAAACCGGCTGGACCAACGAAGCCGGCTACTGCCTGGCGGCCACTGCCAAACGGGACGGTTTGCGCTTGATTTCGGTAGTGCTGGGCTGTCCCATGCCGCGTACGCATTTCCAGGAAACCATTAAAATCTTTAACTACGGCTTTGCCAGATATAAGGCGGTTAACCTGGCGGAAGCAGGACAGGTGGTAAAGGAAATTCCGGTGGGCAAGGGAGAGGTTGAAAAAGTGCCGGTAATTACTAAGGAGCCGGTTGGTCTGGTGGTACCCAAAGGGCAGGAGAAATCTGTCCGGGGTAAAATCAACCTGCCGGAAATGATTAACGCTCCTGTGCAAAAGGGGCAGACCGTTGGCAGTTATGTATTAATCAAAGACGGCCGGGAGGTGCTCAAGGTAGATTTAGTGGCAGGCCGGGAAGTCAAAAAAGCTTCGCCCCTGCAGTTGTTAAATGACATGCTGAACAGGGTGTACAGTTTGGATTAACAAACCTGCCGCCAACCGACTGTGACAAACCTTGTCGGTGGTTTATGATCCCCTTTAGCTCCGGTCTACGCACCGACAGCACTATGATTCGCTCCGTTCGCCATTGATGTCGCCTCAAACGGGCCATCCTGGCCCGGTTCGGCTGGCGCCCACGTCCTGTGGGCGCCACCCCAATGGCTCCTACGCTTATCAAGTGCTGTTACCGGTGCTTCGACAAGTCGCCGGCAGGGGATCATAAAACCACTTTTTTGTTATTACAGCTTTGTATGCATATTGCACAGTGTTAACCAATGACTGCTTTCTTCGACATTAGTTTTGGAAATTTTTAGCAGGAATTCCCGGAGATAAAATAGAAAATGGCATGGCAGGGAATTTCTTGGGAAGGGGAGACTGTCGGGATGCATTTAGATATGGAATATCAACAGGAAACCTTGCTGGTTCGCCTGGGAGGAGATTTAGACCTGGGTGTGGCCGATCAATTGCGTAAAACTTTAGATAATCAATTAGATGAAAAAAAAATAAAAAATTTAATTTTAAATTTAAACCGGGTAACCTTTATCGACAGTTCCGGTTTAGGGGTAATTTTAGGACGATACAAGCGTTTGGCTAATCAAGGAGGTAAAGTTATCCTGGTGGGGGCACAACCGCAGGTGAAAAGAATATTAGAGCTGTCCGGCCTGCTGCAGATTATGGAAGATTATCCTGACGAGCCCAAGGCATTGAGCAAGATTGTTTAAAGGAGTGGTGGCGGTGAAGATGCTTAACCGGTGTACCCTGGAGTTTG is part of the Desulforamulus hydrothermalis Lam5 = DSM 18033 genome and encodes:
- the xerD gene encoding site-specific tyrosine recombinase XerD gives rise to the protein MERWLEEFIHYLAVERGLAQNTLASYRIDLNQYINYLKKQGVTSPPLMERNHILAYLYKLQKEGKAPATVSRYLAAIKHFNRFLLAEGAITEDHTAGLESPKLAQRLPKVLSTAEVETLLSQPQLADPAGIRDKAMLELLYATGIRVSELVSLNLQDVDLDMGYIRCFGKGSKERIIPLGSVAAHYVREYLARSRVKLTRGKAEHPALFVNIQGRRLTRQGFWKIIKKYAREGKIDKHITPHTLRHSFATHLLENGADLRAVQEMLGHADISTTQIYTHLTKIRLREVYTNAHPRA
- the spoIIAA gene encoding anti-sigma F factor antagonist, whose product is MHLDMEYQQETLLVRLGGDLDLGVADQLRKTLDNQLDEKKIKNLILNLNRVTFIDSSGLGVILGRYKRLANQGGKVILVGAQPQVKRILELSGLLQIMEDYPDEPKALSKIV
- a CDS encoding phosphopentomutase, coding for MTQAKVNRVTLIVLDSVGIGELPDAAEYGDQGSNTLANVARAVGGLKLPNLGRLGLGNIHPILGVPAVGDPLGAYGKMAEASKGKDTTTGHWEMAGIILERPFPTYPQGFPPEIIAALEKRIGRRVLGNVVASGTQIIEELGQEHMATGYPIVYTSADSVFQVAAHEEIIPVPELYRICEIARQLLDGEHRVGRVIARPFVGQPGSFKRTANRHDYAVPPPTPNILTVLQQAGIKTMGVGKIYDIFAGVGVAESYKTKDNMDGVEQTVNLMKKCPSGLIFANLVEYDSVYGHRNDPSGYARALEDFDRRLPEIMAAMLPEEVLILTADHGCDPTTASTDHSREYVPLLVYGQPVKGGSNLGIRSSFSDVAATLADFFGLSFHVGTSFAEQVLRRGGN
- a CDS encoding D-alanyl-D-alanine carboxypeptidase family protein, which codes for MQPKFKYILIIICLLLSAIFALSTALAAPASQNQPKSVNQASQGDQSAAASLETTAATAVLTDYLSGQILYDKNMHQPRPMASVTKLMTMLLICEAEAQGKIKLTDKVAVSEHAAGMGGSQVFLEPGEEMTAKELLISIATGSANDASVAMAEQVAGSEEAFVAMMNDKAKEMGLKNTHFANPTGLPAENHYTSAYDMAQILRECLRYPLFREVSAIYEYDLRGGEFKLWNTNKLLKWYPGADAGKTGWTNEAGYCLAATAKRDGLRLISVVLGCPMPRTHFQETIKIFNYGFARYKAVNLAEAGQVVKEIPVGKGEVEKVPVITKEPVGLVVPKGQEKSVRGKINLPEMINAPVQKGQTVGSYVLIKDGREVLKVDLVAGREVKKASPLQLLNDMLNRVYSLD
- a CDS encoding pyrimidine-nucleoside phosphorylase; amino-acid sequence: MRMVDLILKKRRGQELTAEEINFFINGYTQGEIPDYQAAAFLMAAFFQGLSPRETGDLTMAMANSGEQADLSAIPGIKVDKHSTGGVGDKTTLILGPLVAAAGVPVAKMSGRGLGHTGGTIDKLSSVPGFQVNLDNRRFLRQVKDIKLAVVAQTGHLAPADKKLYALRDVTATVDSIPLIAASVMSKKIAAGADAIVLDVKVGSGAFMKNPEAAFTLAGTMVDIGCRVGRQTVALVTDMDQPLGNAIGNALEVKEAIDTLKGQGPQDLRRLCLSLGSEMIMLAGQAADFATAHSRLSQILDSGLALAKFKEFINAQGGNGQIVDQYELLPQAPVVYAVAAATAGYVEAIQAEQIGLAAMQLGAGRATKEAAVDLAVGVVLRKKVGDRVNTGEPLCDIHARDEESARRAENIIRQAYTIGNQAPEKRKLILGKVTGAGRYEF